From a region of the Candidatus Bathyanammoxibius amoris genome:
- a CDS encoding chitinase encodes MTFNLKYVWVMVVSFLFAVSAFAADYQGSLTSPDSSPDVEVTVATQGDRWWSNVEINLKNAAVYPLDFTDGTIEFDTPAHVGSVWGDFQPLSYPSNIAVNSAQGGGDFHNVVVLTFPSGSWVNTTLPAGGSITIKFGLSAGVSPSDLKNVKVFLGNVLPPGGSDGMINLVAPGMPAGDVSGKRPNVDIKGPNGYETSVSLNWQERRTVDNLVYGDYTVYVNDVGVYQAQPAEQRISLSTSQKTADVTWQYVRPIPAEVSIVMPEAPLSGLTARDIYLQNVTTEAQRNVQAGWGETTGVSDLTSGDGYKVWTQSFSANGIEYTPNYTEKNPLEFLASSNNPATATLSYDEEAIYSDVAVNVEVTGLPDSSAAVTVTLTGTDGTVYTHQVSSGAHAFDYVAVGQYNVAASDYESGGEVYRASITNPYNISESITIPIQYKSGEGSGNGNFYAPYVDLTLNVRWDPATGGMAPVDLAGLMTESGVKHLVLAFVVASTDGSHEPAWGGYAEYAVAQGFGRETIQDVRVQGGDVIISFGGFLGTYLSQACTNVPELVNAYKKVINMYNAQHIDFDVEGTQVADVVAMQRMVDALVLIQGEYPNLKIGFTLQVAPKDGLNPAGAAVLRDAVNKGLRFGLVNLMTMDYGGWNTDYQPDKMAQHAMDSAQKTFEYLGTLYPNKADGEIWSLIGLTPMIGVNDVWYYSNVPSPAPERFTLNDTDTIVEWSKDKGIKFLSGWSLNRDHPCDSTWANNHCTGAVDGQRMQQYDYEFARHFVGF; translated from the coding sequence ATGACGTTCAACCTAAAGTACGTGTGGGTGATGGTTGTATCGTTTCTTTTTGCCGTTTCAGCTTTTGCAGCGGATTACCAGGGAAGTTTAACCTCACCGGATTCTAGTCCTGACGTCGAGGTGACAGTAGCGACTCAGGGCGACCGGTGGTGGAGTAACGTAGAAATTAATCTAAAGAATGCCGCGGTATATCCGCTGGATTTTACAGACGGCACGATAGAATTTGATACACCTGCCCATGTGGGCAGCGTTTGGGGCGATTTCCAGCCCCTGTCGTACCCGTCTAACATAGCGGTAAATTCGGCACAAGGCGGCGGCGACTTTCATAATGTTGTGGTGTTGACTTTTCCCAGCGGTTCCTGGGTGAATACAACGCTACCGGCCGGCGGTAGCATTACCATAAAGTTTGGCCTTTCAGCCGGAGTTAGTCCTTCGGATCTCAAGAATGTCAAAGTGTTCTTAGGTAATGTGCTACCACCAGGGGGAAGTGACGGCATGATTAACCTGGTTGCGCCCGGTATGCCCGCAGGCGATGTCAGCGGTAAGCGTCCAAACGTAGACATCAAAGGTCCTAACGGTTATGAGACATCCGTTAGTTTGAATTGGCAGGAAAGAAGGACGGTGGACAATTTAGTTTATGGTGATTATACAGTCTATGTTAATGACGTGGGCGTCTATCAAGCTCAACCGGCAGAGCAGCGCATCTCGCTCAGTACATCTCAGAAGACGGCGGATGTCACCTGGCAATATGTAAGGCCTATACCGGCTGAAGTATCCATTGTGATGCCAGAGGCACCTTTATCGGGGTTAACGGCACGAGATATTTATTTACAAAACGTGACTACCGAAGCTCAGAGGAACGTTCAGGCCGGGTGGGGGGAGACAACGGGAGTTAGTGACCTGACATCGGGCGATGGCTACAAGGTGTGGACACAGTCCTTCAGTGCGAACGGTATCGAGTACACTCCGAATTACACGGAAAAGAATCCACTTGAATTTTTGGCCTCATCAAATAACCCCGCTACCGCCACGCTTAGCTATGACGAGGAGGCGATATACTCCGACGTTGCGGTTAACGTAGAGGTAACCGGGTTGCCGGATAGCTCAGCGGCGGTCACGGTCACGTTAACGGGGACTGACGGCACCGTTTACACTCATCAAGTCTCGTCAGGTGCCCACGCCTTTGATTACGTGGCGGTGGGCCAATACAATGTGGCAGCCAGTGATTATGAATCTGGTGGTGAGGTATACCGTGCGTCGATTACGAATCCTTATAACATCAGCGAGAGTATTACCATTCCCATTCAATACAAAAGCGGCGAGGGCTCTGGAAACGGAAACTTCTATGCGCCTTATGTTGATCTGACGTTAAACGTTCGCTGGGATCCGGCAACAGGCGGGATGGCCCCGGTTGATCTTGCAGGGCTTATGACGGAGTCTGGTGTAAAACATTTAGTTCTTGCCTTTGTGGTTGCGTCAACTGATGGGTCACATGAACCGGCCTGGGGTGGTTATGCAGAGTACGCCGTGGCCCAGGGATTCGGCAGGGAAACGATCCAGGACGTAAGAGTGCAAGGCGGGGACGTGATTATTTCATTTGGCGGCTTTCTTGGGACGTATTTGTCTCAGGCGTGTACGAACGTGCCGGAATTAGTAAATGCCTACAAAAAAGTCATCAACATGTACAATGCGCAGCATATCGATTTTGACGTTGAAGGTACGCAGGTCGCCGACGTGGTGGCAATGCAAAGGATGGTTGATGCGCTCGTCTTGATACAAGGGGAGTATCCGAATCTGAAAATCGGTTTTACCTTACAGGTTGCGCCAAAGGACGGGTTAAATCCGGCCGGTGCGGCAGTACTGAGAGACGCCGTTAATAAGGGCCTGCGATTTGGCCTGGTGAATTTAATGACCATGGATTATGGTGGATGGAACACCGATTATCAGCCGGATAAAATGGCGCAGCATGCCATGGACTCGGCGCAAAAGACGTTTGAATACTTAGGGACGCTGTATCCCAACAAGGCTGATGGTGAAATCTGGTCGTTAATAGGACTTACACCAATGATTGGTGTGAATGATGTTTGGTACTATAGTAACGTGCCGTCACCAGCACCTGAACGATTTACACTAAACGACACGGACACGATTGTTGAGTGGTCTAAGGACAAAGGAATTAAATTTTTGTCAGGCTGGTCATTAAACCGTGACCACCCGTGTGACAGTACATGGGCGAATAACCACTGTACCGGTGCCGTTGACGGCCAGAGAATGCAACAGTATGATTACGAGTTTGCAAGGCATTTTGTTGGGTTTTGA
- a CDS encoding acetyl ornithine aminotransferase family protein translates to MPKEYPFIKVPPPGPKARELLRKDRKYVSPSSGKVYPLMVKGASGAMVEDVDGNRYLDFTAGIAVTSTGHCHPEVVKAITRQSKELLHMSGADFYNPPQIALAERLDAVCPGPSPKKVFFSNSGAESIEAAIKLTRHHTRRPYLLAFLNAFHGRTMGALSLTNSKPVLRKGFAPLMPGVVHVPYAECYRCAYGLTYPGCKIACVKWIEEEFFATHVHPEEVAAVFVEPIQGEGGYIVPPKEFHQELKKLCKKYGILFVADEVQSGMGRTGKMLAIEHFGVTPDVICLAKGIASGMPLGATVAGGKIMDWPPGAHASTFGGNPVSCSAALATIDLLKGGLIKNAAQMGDYIIKALHVISATSRLIGDVRGKGLMIAVEMVTDKNTKKRAIEERNKVVEGAFRKGLLLLDCGRNSIRFSPPLTITKKDADKALAIFEETLREVEKGMR, encoded by the coding sequence ATGCCTAAAGAATATCCATTTATAAAAGTACCGCCGCCGGGGCCAAAGGCGAGAGAGCTGTTAAGGAAGGACCGGAAATACGTCTCGCCCTCATCCGGCAAGGTCTACCCCCTGATGGTAAAAGGGGCAAGCGGTGCCATGGTTGAGGACGTAGACGGCAACAGATACCTGGACTTTACCGCCGGGATAGCCGTTACCAGCACCGGACACTGCCACCCGGAGGTAGTAAAGGCCATTACCCGGCAGTCAAAGGAACTGCTCCACATGTCCGGGGCGGACTTTTACAACCCCCCGCAAATAGCGCTTGCCGAGAGGCTTGACGCCGTCTGTCCGGGGCCGTCTCCCAAGAAGGTGTTTTTCAGCAACTCGGGCGCGGAATCAATCGAGGCCGCCATAAAGCTCACGCGCCACCACACCCGACGTCCTTATCTTCTCGCCTTCTTAAACGCCTTCCACGGCAGGACCATGGGCGCGCTCTCGCTCACCAACAGTAAGCCCGTCCTGCGCAAGGGTTTCGCGCCGCTTATGCCGGGGGTGGTACACGTGCCCTATGCCGAGTGCTACCGCTGTGCCTACGGACTGACCTATCCCGGCTGCAAGATTGCCTGCGTCAAATGGATTGAAGAGGAATTCTTCGCAACCCACGTGCACCCGGAGGAGGTGGCGGCCGTATTCGTCGAACCCATACAGGGCGAGGGCGGTTACATCGTGCCGCCGAAGGAGTTCCACCAGGAACTCAAGAAGCTCTGCAAGAAGTACGGTATACTGTTCGTGGCCGACGAGGTCCAGTCGGGGATGGGGCGGACGGGCAAGATGCTGGCCATCGAACATTTCGGCGTGACGCCGGACGTAATATGCCTGGCCAAGGGTATCGCCTCCGGCATGCCGCTCGGGGCGACTGTGGCGGGCGGCAAGATAATGGACTGGCCGCCGGGCGCCCACGCGAGCACTTTTGGCGGCAATCCGGTAAGCTGCAGCGCGGCGCTCGCCACAATAGACCTCCTTAAAGGCGGCCTGATAAAAAACGCGGCACAGATGGGCGACTATATCATAAAAGCGTTGCACGTGATAAGCGCCACCAGCCGTCTTATCGGCGACGTGAGGGGCAAGGGGCTTATGATCGCCGTCGAGATGGTCACCGACAAAAATACAAAAAAACGGGCGATAGAAGAAAGGAACAAGGTCGTTGAAGGGGCCTTCCGGAAAGGTCTCCTGCTCCTGGACTGCGGGCGCAACTCAATCCGCTTCTCTCCCCCGCTGACCATCACAAAGAAGGATGCCGATAAGGCGCTGGCCATATTTGAGGAGACACTTCGAGAGGTGGAAAAAGGCATGCGCTGA
- a CDS encoding ferritin family protein: MKPTKEVLDIIESAIIQEIKARDLYRSIASQLPDKGACLKLSVMADTEEEHRKILTNWYKHLVGHEPDISELNKKRVKRMVKEPPKDAALQDVVKIIYEAEERAYQFYRKAEEKTADPDSKKVFEKLAKMEKKHEDFFRGEYETLVEDASIRFGDEEIPWMIEAME; the protein is encoded by the coding sequence ATGAAACCCACTAAAGAGGTCCTGGACATAATCGAGTCGGCCATCATTCAAGAGATAAAGGCCAGGGATCTCTACCGTTCCATCGCGTCACAGTTGCCCGATAAGGGCGCATGCCTGAAGCTCAGCGTCATGGCCGATACCGAAGAGGAGCACCGGAAGATCTTGACCAACTGGTACAAGCATCTGGTAGGGCACGAGCCTGACATATCGGAGTTGAACAAGAAGCGCGTAAAGAGGATGGTGAAAGAACCTCCCAAAGACGCCGCCCTTCAAGACGTTGTAAAGATCATATACGAGGCAGAGGAAAGGGCCTACCAGTTCTACAGGAAGGCGGAAGAAAAGACCGCCGACCCGGATTCCAAAAAGGTCTTTGAGAAGCTGGCCAAGATGGAGAAGAAACATGAGGACTTTTTCCGCGGCGAGTATGAGACGCTTGTCGAGGATGCGTCCATCAGGTTCGGCGATGAGGAAATTCCCTGGATGATTGAGGCCATGGAGTGA
- a CDS encoding ferritin-like domain-containing protein: MDNKKIIDILNKALTEEMTALVQYMQHHYLYKGSNAECVKELLKKLSFTEMDHAYKLGERIAALGGMPTTKPNPPDVPKKGVDMIKVNLKAEQDAVVSYREWIKVVDAEGDPTSRNILEGFLADEEEHVADLEALLGD, from the coding sequence ATGGACAATAAGAAGATTATAGATATATTGAATAAGGCCCTTACCGAAGAGATGACAGCGCTCGTACAGTATATGCAGCACCATTACCTGTACAAGGGCTCCAACGCCGAGTGCGTCAAAGAGCTTCTCAAGAAGCTGAGCTTTACGGAGATGGACCACGCCTACAAACTGGGCGAGAGGATAGCCGCCCTGGGCGGTATGCCCACCACAAAACCCAATCCCCCTGATGTGCCGAAAAAGGGTGTGGATATGATAAAAGTGAATCTGAAGGCCGAGCAGGATGCCGTCGTGAGTTACAGGGAATGGATAAAGGTGGTTGACGCGGAAGGCGACCCCACAAGCCGGAACATATTGGAAGGTTTCCTGGCCGACGAGGAGGAGCACGTCGCCGACCTGGAGGCGCTTCTGGGAGATTAG
- a CDS encoding linear amide C-N hydrolase, giving the protein MYIISSSSERYLMSLSVLLGIFMLFGGRPALGCSNVGVSGNGYTATARTMDFPLSSGGIFGLGKVSDKNTTDLTVLHGGQKIKALTWTTGHNFLGQTWLGNSAIFDGVNDEGLYTGYFYLPQFTEYPRYDPADPRPALGIMEVTNYLLATAGSVSDALERLKKVQVIINAMPMYMPGHDGLFVISPLHIVLRDKKGDSAVVEWVKGKQNIYPDSGPVITNSPPFDWQVLYAQQFDYVTTEGTAAKFDGVTMNGTGFGGIPGDWSPPSRFARAYQIARLSPEPDSMNAALRTALSILESMQVPWGTNPSMTVWKTLVDLNNSVYYFQPMFNVIDVEKNKIVSYNPATSWVTADLNKIVLEGALPKGWVRVNVTPTPEGAAKELADLIKYPEGGPDAIKKLD; this is encoded by the coding sequence ATGTACATTATCTCCAGCAGCTCAGAAAGATATCTGATGTCACTGTCGGTTCTACTGGGCATTTTCATGCTTTTCGGGGGCCGGCCCGCCCTGGGGTGTTCTAATGTCGGGGTTTCGGGTAACGGCTATACGGCCACGGCGCGCACAATGGATTTTCCACTTAGCTCGGGGGGTATTTTTGGCCTGGGGAAGGTGAGCGACAAGAATACCACCGACCTAACCGTACTTCATGGAGGCCAGAAAATCAAGGCATTGACCTGGACTACCGGGCACAACTTTCTGGGGCAGACGTGGCTGGGAAACTCGGCGATTTTCGACGGGGTCAATGACGAAGGTCTGTATACGGGCTATTTTTATCTCCCTCAGTTCACCGAATACCCCAGATACGACCCGGCAGACCCCAGGCCCGCACTAGGAATTATGGAGGTAACAAACTACCTGCTTGCCACGGCCGGCAGTGTTTCGGATGCGCTGGAAAGGCTTAAAAAGGTACAGGTTATAATAAATGCCATGCCGATGTACATGCCGGGTCATGACGGCTTATTCGTAATTTCTCCCCTTCATATAGTCTTGAGGGATAAAAAAGGTGATTCGGCCGTGGTTGAGTGGGTCAAGGGGAAACAGAACATTTATCCCGATTCCGGCCCGGTAATAACCAATTCGCCTCCTTTCGACTGGCAGGTACTCTACGCCCAACAGTTCGACTATGTTACTACGGAAGGTACGGCAGCTAAGTTCGACGGCGTCACTATGAACGGGACGGGCTTCGGCGGCATCCCCGGAGACTGGTCACCCCCAAGCCGGTTCGCGCGCGCATACCAGATAGCAAGGCTTTCACCAGAGCCGGACAGCATGAATGCCGCGCTTAGAACGGCCCTTTCTATACTTGAATCCATGCAGGTCCCATGGGGGACAAACCCCTCGATGACTGTTTGGAAGACCCTGGTAGACCTTAACAACTCGGTCTACTACTTCCAGCCAATGTTTAATGTGATTGATGTTGAGAAAAACAAAATAGTTTCATATAATCCGGCCACGTCCTGGGTGACGGCTGATTTAAATAAGATTGTGCTTGAAGGTGCGCTTCCAAAGGGATGGGTCAGGGTAAACGTCACTCCAACACCTGAAGGGGCTGCGAAAGAATTGGCAGACCTGATTAAGTACCCGGAAGGCGGCCCGGACGCGATTAAGAAATTGGACTAA
- a CDS encoding ATP-binding protein, whose translation MWVIPATFALFTIASGYFALSFSKYFFLPPRSPSYEGVGTLWILLGIFSLAGLAAISGAMIAYAITEPLKKLSKRAEMLAPGRDIKAPDELSLLSKTIEEVFSSLDHYMEEGKLMEVLSQGAVTLDGEGRVTHINRVAERALDTSFEEAEGAHFRDIFLETPENTIFLNLIDNAVKDNSTQIFEDMEVNKKKGSVKLNGRITPKADDTGRPAGLVITFQDPTEAEHIRDWIRQADQMAGLGTMAAGFAHEIRNPLASIRGLMELIREDLDETDPKRRYADTIIGEVDRANKLVEEVLDFAQTESAAPEPVDVNSLLRQAISVSKYHIPEKEVTVSEDLEKGLPLVLARPEKLTQAFGNLLVNAIAATPEGGSVRVSSTLEDGTPGFNEGAVQPKRLIVRFSNTGSFIPPEDIERVFLPFFTTKSDGTGLGLPITHRIVSAHGGKIRVESGRDKGTTFEVELPTFA comes from the coding sequence ATGTGGGTAATTCCCGCGACATTTGCACTTTTTACCATCGCATCGGGTTATTTTGCCTTGAGTTTCAGCAAATACTTCTTCCTCCCACCCAGGAGTCCCAGCTACGAGGGTGTCGGCACATTATGGATACTGTTAGGGATATTTTCCCTGGCGGGTCTCGCCGCAATCTCAGGTGCGATGATAGCCTACGCCATAACCGAACCCTTAAAGAAGCTGAGTAAAAGGGCCGAAATGCTTGCGCCCGGCAGGGACATCAAAGCCCCGGACGAGTTGTCGCTCCTGAGCAAGACAATAGAAGAGGTGTTCTCCTCGCTGGACCATTACATGGAGGAAGGCAAATTGATGGAGGTGCTTTCCCAGGGAGCGGTAACACTCGACGGGGAAGGCAGGGTCACACATATAAACAGGGTAGCGGAAAGGGCGCTGGACACGAGTTTTGAAGAGGCCGAGGGCGCTCATTTCCGCGATATATTCCTGGAAACCCCTGAAAACACGATATTCTTAAACCTCATAGATAACGCCGTAAAAGACAACAGCACCCAGATTTTTGAAGACATGGAGGTCAACAAGAAAAAGGGTTCTGTAAAACTAAACGGCAGGATAACCCCGAAAGCCGACGATACCGGCAGGCCCGCAGGGCTTGTCATTACCTTCCAGGACCCGACCGAGGCAGAACACATACGGGACTGGATAAGGCAGGCGGACCAGATGGCAGGACTTGGCACAATGGCCGCGGGCTTTGCCCACGAGATAAGAAACCCACTGGCATCTATCCGTGGGCTGATGGAGCTTATCAGGGAGGATTTAGATGAGACAGACCCCAAGAGGAGATACGCGGACACCATTATCGGCGAGGTGGACCGCGCGAACAAGCTTGTAGAAGAGGTGCTGGACTTCGCCCAGACGGAGTCTGCCGCGCCCGAACCAGTGGACGTAAACAGCCTCCTCCGACAGGCAATAAGTGTGAGCAAATACCATATACCGGAAAAAGAGGTCACCGTGTCAGAAGACCTGGAGAAAGGACTGCCACTCGTCCTCGCCCGGCCGGAGAAACTAACCCAGGCCTTTGGAAACCTCCTTGTTAACGCGATAGCAGCGACACCTGAGGGCGGAAGTGTCCGCGTAAGCAGCACCCTGGAGGATGGCACCCCGGGTTTTAACGAGGGGGCTGTGCAGCCAAAAAGGCTCATAGTCCGCTTTTCCAATACCGGTTCATTCATACCACCGGAAGATATAGAAAGGGTATTCCTGCCGTTTTTTACCACCAAGTCCGACGGCACGGGCCTCGGGCTGCCTATAACCCACCGTATCGTATCCGCCCATGGGGGGAAGATACGGGTGGAAAGCGGCAGAGACAAGGGCACAACCTTTGAAGTCGAGTTACCAACTTTCGCATAG
- a CDS encoding sigma-54 dependent transcriptional regulator, with translation MTDKILIVDDEQSILFFMKEALTKKGYQVDSATSAETGISKVKQDAFSLIVLDVRLPGMSGIDAIKKFRGLDPHVPIIIMTAYGNRDLAIRAVREGAYDFFTKPIKLDEFLIVLKRALEKRRLELEISRLEERIEKKYKYENIIGSSGVMQEVFTIVHKVAGTDSSVIIYGESGTGKELIAQAIHAQSTRREEPFVKLNCVAIPEGLLESELFGHEKGSFTGAVAQKKGKFELANGGTIFLDEIGDMTLATQAKILRVLQEREFERVGGTKTVQVDVRIIAATNKDLQKAVEQKQFREDLYFRLNVVPIYLPPLRERKEDIPLLVEHFLKGVGERVKKHISGVTPDAVDMLAAYNWPGNVRELENCIERSAVVSNGDWITKDCLPLYIVTGEKAESLSKGSIEEILSSTEKRLILDALSQSGGVQAKAARRLGITERSLWHRIKKYNIKIPGHGK, from the coding sequence ATGACAGACAAGATACTTATAGTTGATGACGAACAGTCAATACTGTTCTTTATGAAAGAGGCCTTGACCAAGAAGGGCTATCAGGTCGACTCCGCCACCAGCGCCGAGACGGGCATCTCGAAGGTAAAACAGGACGCGTTCAGCCTCATTGTGCTTGACGTACGGCTGCCGGGTATGAGCGGTATAGATGCGATAAAGAAGTTTCGCGGGCTGGACCCCCACGTCCCCATAATTATTATGACCGCCTATGGAAACAGAGACCTGGCGATAAGGGCAGTCCGGGAGGGGGCGTATGACTTCTTTACCAAGCCGATCAAACTGGACGAATTCCTGATAGTCCTCAAGCGGGCCTTAGAAAAGAGACGGCTCGAACTGGAAATCTCCCGGCTGGAAGAAAGGATTGAGAAGAAGTACAAGTATGAGAACATCATAGGTTCCAGCGGCGTCATGCAAGAGGTCTTCACCATAGTGCACAAGGTCGCTGGAACCGACTCGTCCGTCATCATATACGGCGAGAGCGGTACGGGAAAGGAACTCATCGCCCAGGCCATCCACGCACAAAGCACAAGGCGTGAAGAGCCGTTCGTGAAACTTAACTGTGTGGCCATACCTGAGGGCCTGCTGGAGAGTGAACTCTTCGGGCATGAAAAGGGTTCTTTCACCGGTGCCGTTGCACAAAAGAAAGGAAAATTCGAGCTGGCCAACGGCGGCACCATATTCCTGGACGAAATCGGCGACATGACCCTTGCCACCCAGGCAAAGATACTGCGAGTGCTCCAGGAGAGGGAGTTTGAGAGGGTCGGGGGCACAAAGACCGTTCAGGTTGACGTGAGGATAATCGCCGCAACAAACAAGGACCTGCAAAAGGCCGTGGAGCAGAAACAATTTAGAGAAGACCTGTACTTTAGGCTAAACGTAGTGCCTATCTATCTCCCGCCACTGAGAGAAAGAAAAGAGGACATCCCCCTCCTGGTGGAACATTTCCTCAAAGGGGTCGGCGAAAGGGTAAAGAAACACATTAGCGGCGTTACCCCCGATGCCGTTGACATGCTTGCGGCCTATAACTGGCCGGGAAACGTGAGAGAATTAGAGAACTGCATTGAACGCTCGGCCGTGGTCTCCAACGGAGACTGGATTACCAAGGACTGTTTGCCGCTTTACATAGTTACCGGAGAAAAGGCCGAATCGTTAAGTAAAGGCTCAATAGAAGAAATACTGAGCTCTACAGAAAAGAGACTGATACTCGACGCACTGTCGCAGTCCGGTGGCGTTCAGGCAAAGGCCGCCAGGCGCCTGGGCATTACCGAAAGAAGCCTGTGGCACAGGATAAAAAAATACAATATAAAGATACCCGGACACGGCAAATGA
- a CDS encoding ATPase, T2SS/T4P/T4SS family — translation MLLGEKLIKEGLVTEEQLEVALREQKSTGVLLGEVLHTLGFVSQEVITEILARDAGVECIKLKEYEFSDEAIGLVPEAFARRHKLVPMSVNNGTLKVAMANIFDVAVIDELQDLTEYYVEVAASTENDITEAISRCYGTGGTAAVEASDIQVDGQPIESLIEENIRLAETQIGREGDAADLTVVAPIINLIDLLITYAAKQDATDLHIEPDEKIIRTRYRIDGILHQGPSIPKELLSPITVRIKIMSGMNISEARLPQDGRIKFQMGDKVMDLRVSSFPTTFGETMAMRLLDKEKLVRGLESLGFSESNLAIFKKAIDRPHGIILSTGPTGSGKTTTLYSTLTYLNSLERKIITVEDPVEYELPIIRQSQVNPKAGLTFAVGLRSILRQDPDVIFVGEIRDGETAEMAVRAALTGHLVFSTLHTNDAVGAIPRLMDMGVEPFLLSSSLVAVIAQRLVRTICKRCKEEITADPSLVDLLGDEEVTRGMKFYHGRGCAYCRGTGYRGRIAVIEMLSVTSTISDLIIKRADGNTIKVTAVKEGLKTLKEDGIEKIAQGITTIEEVLKLF, via the coding sequence GTGCTTCTTGGTGAAAAATTAATAAAGGAAGGCCTTGTAACGGAAGAACAGCTCGAGGTCGCCCTCAGAGAGCAGAAAAGTACCGGTGTGCTGCTTGGCGAGGTGCTTCACACCTTGGGGTTCGTAAGCCAGGAGGTTATTACAGAAATCCTTGCCCGGGACGCGGGGGTGGAATGCATAAAACTTAAAGAATATGAGTTCTCCGATGAGGCTATAGGGCTTGTACCGGAGGCCTTCGCCCGCAGGCATAAGCTTGTCCCGATGTCGGTAAATAACGGGACCCTCAAGGTTGCCATGGCAAACATTTTTGACGTCGCCGTTATAGACGAGCTGCAGGACCTGACTGAATATTACGTCGAGGTTGCGGCAAGCACAGAGAACGATATCACTGAGGCGATAAGCCGTTGCTACGGCACCGGGGGGACTGCGGCGGTAGAGGCCTCGGATATCCAGGTCGACGGCCAACCCATCGAGTCCCTTATAGAAGAGAACATAAGGCTGGCCGAGACGCAAATAGGCAGAGAGGGAGACGCGGCGGACCTTACCGTCGTTGCCCCGATTATAAATCTCATAGACCTGCTTATAACCTACGCGGCCAAACAGGATGCCACGGACCTGCACATAGAACCGGACGAAAAGATAATTAGAACCAGGTACAGGATAGACGGCATCCTGCATCAGGGCCCGTCCATTCCGAAGGAACTGCTGTCCCCGATCACGGTCAGAATAAAAATCATGTCCGGCATGAACATCTCGGAGGCCAGACTCCCCCAGGACGGCAGGATAAAATTCCAAATGGGTGACAAAGTCATGGACTTAAGGGTCTCCAGCTTTCCCACCACGTTTGGAGAGACCATGGCCATGAGATTGCTTGACAAAGAAAAGCTGGTGAGGGGGCTCGAGAGCCTGGGCTTTTCTGAAAGCAATCTGGCAATATTCAAAAAGGCCATAGACAGACCCCACGGTATCATCCTTTCCACGGGGCCTACCGGCTCAGGTAAGACCACCACTCTGTACTCCACCCTGACCTATCTCAACAGTCTGGAGAGAAAGATAATCACCGTGGAAGACCCTGTAGAATATGAGTTGCCCATAATACGTCAGTCGCAGGTTAACCCGAAGGCCGGGCTCACCTTTGCCGTCGGGCTCAGGTCAATATTGAGACAGGACCCTGACGTGATATTTGTCGGTGAGATAAGGGATGGTGAGACAGCGGAGATGGCCGTGAGGGCTGCCCTGACGGGCCACCTGGTCTTCAGCACCCTTCACACCAACGATGCGGTTGGCGCCATACCCAGATTAATGGACATGGGGGTTGAACCGTTCCTCCTGTCCTCCTCGCTGGTTGCCGTTATAGCGCAAAGACTCGTCAGGACCATCTGCAAGCGTTGCAAGGAAGAAATAACTGCGGACCCGTCACTGGTGGACCTCCTGGGAGACGAAGAAGTAACTCGCGGCATGAAATTCTATCACGGTAGGGGCTGTGCTTACTGCAGGGGCACGGGCTACCGGGGCAGGATCGCCGTTATTGAAATGCTCAGCGTAACTTCCACAATAAGCGATCTGATAATAAAACGTGCCGACGGCAACACCATCAAGGTGACAGCCGTAAAAGAGGGACTCAAGACCCTCAAGGAAGACGGTATCGAAAAGATTGCGCAGGGTATTACCACGATAGAGGAGGTCCTTAAGTTGTTCTAA